A stretch of Nonomuraea africana DNA encodes these proteins:
- a CDS encoding LacI family DNA-binding transcriptional regulator produces the protein MGRPTIADIAERVGVSKGAVSFALNGRPGVGEATRARILQMAKEMNWRPHSAARALGGARAEAVGLVIARPASTLGVEPFFAQLLSGLQAGLSAQSVAMHLLIVEDVEAETEIYRDWASAHRVDGFIVVDLKVRDPRIEVLEELGVPTVVLGGPGRHGSLSSVWADDREAMLSIVEYLAALGHRRIAHVAGLPAFRHTQRRMRALRDSTRRLALADAVSVATDFSDSEGAAATRTLLSRGTRPTAIVYDSDVMALAGLGVAGEMGVRVPDELSIVAFDDSVLTRIAHPAITALSRDTFALGGQVAEVMLALIADPEARQDLKTATPRLVVRRSTAAPGTWQDD, from the coding sequence GTGGGCCGTCCGACGATCGCCGACATCGCGGAGCGGGTCGGGGTGTCCAAGGGCGCGGTGTCGTTCGCGCTGAACGGGCGCCCAGGGGTGGGCGAGGCGACCAGGGCCCGCATCCTCCAGATGGCCAAGGAGATGAACTGGCGTCCGCACAGCGCCGCCAGGGCGCTGGGCGGCGCGCGGGCTGAGGCGGTCGGCCTGGTGATCGCCAGGCCGGCCAGCACGCTGGGCGTGGAGCCGTTCTTCGCGCAGCTGCTCTCGGGCCTGCAGGCCGGTCTGTCGGCGCAGTCGGTGGCAATGCACCTGCTGATCGTCGAGGACGTCGAGGCGGAGACGGAGATCTACCGCGACTGGGCCTCGGCGCACCGGGTCGACGGGTTCATCGTGGTCGACCTCAAGGTCCGCGACCCCCGGATCGAGGTGCTCGAGGAGCTGGGCGTGCCGACCGTGGTGCTGGGCGGCCCCGGCAGGCACGGCTCGCTGTCCAGCGTGTGGGCCGACGACAGGGAGGCGATGCTGTCGATCGTCGAGTACCTGGCGGCGCTCGGCCACCGGCGCATCGCCCACGTCGCCGGGCTGCCCGCGTTCCGGCACACCCAGCGCCGCATGCGCGCGCTGCGCGACTCCACCCGGCGGCTCGCGCTGGCCGACGCGGTGTCGGTGGCGACCGACTTCAGCGACTCCGAGGGCGCGGCCGCCACCAGGACGCTGCTGTCGCGCGGCACCAGGCCGACCGCCATCGTCTACGACAGCGACGTGATGGCGCTCGCCGGGCTGGGCGTCGCGGGCGAGATGGGCGTGCGGGTGCCCGACGAGCTGTCGATCGTGGCCTTCGACGACTCGGTGCTGACCCGCATCGCGCACCCCGCGATCACCGCGCTCTCGCGCGACACCTTCGCGCTGGGCGGCCAGGTCGCCGAGGTCATGCTGGCGTTGATCGCCGATCCCGAGGCCCGCCAGGACCTCAAGACGGCCACTCCCCGTCTGGTCGTCAGGCGCAGCACCGCGGCCCCAGGGACTTGGCAGGACGACTAA
- a CDS encoding ABC transporter substrate-binding protein has translation MRRYWAGLAVVATMVAGGCGLGAEEPEAAAPSANASGEVKGKVSLQTWALKPKFTDYMQGVIDAFEKKHPGVEVEWLDQPGDGYSEKVLSQAAGGTLPDVTNLPPDFALPLVKQGLLLDVSQTDQKLADEYVAGGIDAYRFAGFQGVYGYPWYLNTDVNYWNSELMTKYGLDPKKPPTTFDELVAQARILKEKSGGKVYLMSRRPELGDLFKEGVKLMADDGKSFTFNTPEAAALLDKYRDAFKEGLLPRDVLTDTYAGNAKLFNEGTVAWTTAGANHITSLATDNPTLAPKVVPSTAMGTPPLYVQGLSVSKKTQNAPAAIALARWVTSPENQAAFAHLVSIFPSTKASANDPFFSKSDGTNASEAKVIAFASLAQAKMLQPVEVTDAMSKFIRQQFALAISGEITSKEALDAAVAKCDELLQN, from the coding sequence ATGCGAAGGTACTGGGCAGGACTGGCCGTCGTGGCCACGATGGTAGCCGGGGGCTGCGGGCTGGGCGCGGAGGAGCCTGAGGCCGCGGCGCCGAGCGCGAACGCCTCGGGGGAGGTGAAGGGCAAGGTCAGCCTGCAGACGTGGGCGCTGAAGCCGAAGTTCACCGACTACATGCAGGGCGTCATCGACGCCTTCGAGAAGAAGCACCCGGGCGTCGAGGTCGAGTGGCTCGACCAGCCCGGCGACGGCTACTCCGAGAAGGTGCTGAGCCAGGCCGCCGGCGGCACCCTGCCCGACGTCACCAACCTGCCGCCCGACTTCGCGCTCCCCCTGGTGAAGCAGGGCCTGCTGCTCGACGTCTCCCAGACCGACCAGAAGCTCGCCGACGAGTACGTCGCGGGCGGCATCGACGCCTACAGGTTCGCCGGCTTCCAGGGCGTCTACGGGTACCCGTGGTACCTCAACACGGACGTCAACTACTGGAACTCCGAGCTGATGACCAAGTACGGCCTCGACCCGAAGAAGCCGCCGACCACCTTCGACGAGCTCGTCGCCCAGGCCAGGATCCTCAAGGAGAAGTCGGGCGGCAAGGTCTACCTGATGAGCCGCAGGCCCGAGCTGGGCGACCTGTTCAAGGAAGGAGTGAAGCTCATGGCGGACGACGGCAAGAGCTTCACCTTCAACACCCCCGAGGCCGCCGCGCTGCTCGACAAGTACCGCGACGCCTTCAAGGAGGGCCTGCTGCCCCGCGACGTGCTGACCGACACCTACGCGGGCAACGCCAAGCTGTTCAACGAGGGCACCGTGGCCTGGACGACCGCCGGCGCCAACCACATCACCAGCCTGGCCACCGACAACCCGACGCTCGCCCCCAAGGTGGTGCCGTCGACCGCGATGGGCACGCCGCCGCTGTACGTGCAGGGCCTGTCGGTCTCCAAGAAGACCCAGAACGCCCCCGCCGCGATCGCCCTGGCCCGCTGGGTGACCAGCCCCGAGAACCAGGCGGCCTTCGCCCACCTGGTGAGCATCTTCCCGAGCACCAAGGCCTCGGCGAACGACCCGTTCTTCAGCAAGAGCGACGGCACCAACGCCAGTGAGGCCAAGGTCATCGCCTTCGCCTCGCTCGCCCAGGCCAAGATGCTCCAGCCGGTCGAGGTCACCGACGCGATGAGCAAGTTCATCAGGCAGCAGTTCGCGCTCGCGATCAGCGGCGAGATCACCTCCAAGGAGGCCCTCGACGCCGCTGTGGCCAAGTGCGACGAACTCCTCCAGAACTGA
- a CDS encoding carbohydrate ABC transporter permease has translation MTHRRWFTPWLLVAPAAVWLFVFNIWPSINTVVLAFTNAKPLGGGRFTGLANFTRVLNDDQLADALLNSIVFMVVCLPLLTMLPLLIAVLVEKKLPGIMFFRTAFYTPVVASAVVVALIWGWMLNDRGLVNGFAQWLGVIAAPIPFLTDRWLLLFSAISLTVWKGLGYYMIIYLSALGNVRRELHEAAAVDGAGPVRRFWSVTVPGVRNTMLLVSVLVSVSALRVFSELYVLSNGTGGPGGRDMSVVMLIQMYSRGFTGHLGYASALSIVLLVVTIGPMLLLLRLNRKAA, from the coding sequence ATGACCCATCGGCGCTGGTTCACTCCATGGCTGTTGGTGGCGCCCGCCGCGGTCTGGCTGTTCGTGTTCAACATCTGGCCGTCGATCAACACGGTGGTCCTGGCGTTCACGAACGCCAAGCCGCTGGGCGGCGGGCGCTTCACCGGCCTGGCGAACTTCACGCGGGTGCTGAACGACGATCAACTCGCCGACGCGCTGCTCAACAGCATCGTGTTCATGGTGGTCTGCCTGCCGCTGCTCACGATGCTGCCGCTGCTGATCGCGGTTCTGGTGGAGAAGAAGCTGCCCGGCATCATGTTCTTCCGCACCGCCTTCTACACCCCTGTCGTTGCCTCGGCCGTCGTGGTCGCGCTGATCTGGGGCTGGATGCTGAACGACCGCGGCCTGGTGAACGGCTTCGCCCAGTGGCTCGGCGTCATCGCCGCGCCGATCCCCTTCCTGACCGACCGCTGGCTGCTGCTCTTCAGCGCGATCAGCCTGACCGTCTGGAAGGGGCTCGGGTACTACATGATCATCTATCTGTCGGCCCTCGGGAACGTCAGGCGCGAACTCCACGAGGCGGCGGCGGTCGACGGCGCCGGTCCCGTGCGCAGGTTCTGGAGCGTCACCGTGCCTGGCGTGCGCAACACGATGCTGCTGGTCTCGGTACTGGTGTCGGTCTCGGCCCTCAGGGTCTTCTCCGAGCTGTACGTGCTCTCCAACGGCACGGGAGGGCCTGGCGGCCGGGACATGTCGGTCGTGATGCTGATCCAGATGTACAGCCGGGGCTTCACCGGCCATCTCGGCTACGCCTCCGCGCTCAGCATCGTCCTGCTCGTCGTCACGATCGGCCCGATGCTCCTGCTCCTGCGGCTCAACAGGAAGGCGGCCTGA
- a CDS encoding carbohydrate ABC transporter permease encodes MAAHAKSARHSGFNTITTGEKVLRYTLLLVVLAITVSPFLWQLSTSLKSLDEDIYAQTPTFLPEHPTLDNYVKVAETIPVWSYAANSLVVAVIVVAGNAVGATIAGYALAKLRFRGAKLLMGLFLATLVLPGEVTIISQYVTVRGLGLADTLVGVALPGAIGMLNVLLMRTAFQAIPPEMDEAAIIDGATAWQRLRHIGLPNVRGMLSVITIFAFIGAWDDFLWPLIVLTNPENYTLTVGLQYLNGTFSANPRLIAAGTMISFLPIVIVFAALQRFFFRGVEEGAIKG; translated from the coding sequence GTGGCGGCACACGCCAAGTCCGCGCGCCACAGCGGCTTCAACACGATCACCACGGGCGAGAAGGTGCTGCGCTACACGCTGCTCCTGGTCGTGCTGGCGATCACCGTCTCGCCGTTCCTCTGGCAGCTGTCCACCTCGCTCAAGAGCCTGGACGAGGACATCTACGCGCAGACGCCGACCTTCCTGCCCGAGCACCCGACGCTCGACAACTACGTCAAGGTGGCCGAGACCATCCCCGTCTGGTCCTACGCCGCCAACTCGCTCGTCGTGGCCGTCATCGTGGTCGCGGGGAACGCCGTCGGCGCCACCATCGCGGGATACGCCCTGGCCAAGCTCCGTTTCAGGGGCGCGAAGCTGCTGATGGGCCTGTTCCTGGCCACGCTCGTGTTGCCGGGCGAGGTGACGATCATCTCGCAGTACGTCACCGTCCGCGGCCTCGGCCTGGCCGACACCCTTGTGGGCGTGGCATTGCCCGGCGCCATCGGGATGCTTAACGTGCTGTTGATGCGTACGGCGTTCCAGGCGATCCCCCCCGAGATGGACGAGGCCGCCATCATCGACGGCGCGACGGCCTGGCAGCGGCTGCGCCACATCGGGCTGCCGAACGTGCGCGGCATGCTCAGCGTCATCACGATCTTCGCCTTCATCGGCGCCTGGGATGATTTCCTGTGGCCGCTGATCGTCCTCACCAATCCGGAGAACTACACCCTCACCGTCGGCCTGCAGTACCTCAACGGCACGTTCAGCGCCAACCCCCGGCTCATCGCGGCCGGCACGATGATCTCCTTCCTGCCGATCGTGATCGTGTTCGCCGCACTCCAGCGGTTCTTCTTCAGGGGCGTCGAGGAAGGCGCGATCAAGGGTTGA
- a CDS encoding alpha-mannosidase, translating into MHDDRNLVEARLKRVLDERIRPAVYPEAVPLEVTVWHAPGEPVPVAEGLAAVPEPIAVGDRWGAPWGTSWFTVTGTVPVEWAGRSVEAILDLGFDENMPGFQCEGLVYRPDGTPVKGLNPRNQWVRVGAPVEGGEEVRLHVEAASNPVILDYHPFLPTKLGDKETAGTEPQYRLARMDLAVFDEVVWQLVIDLEVLGELMRELPVEGARRWEILRAVERALDAVDLQDVNGTAAAAREHLAGVLATPAEPSAHRISAVGHAHIDSAWLWPLRETVRKVARTTSNMTALLEDEPDFVFAMSQAQQWAWVKEHRPEVWARVTKAVAAGRFVPTGGMWVESDTNMPGSEAMARQFVHGKRFFLDEFGIENDEVWLPDTFGFAAGLPQIIKAAGAKRLLTQKISWSQTNKFPHHTFLWEGIDGTRIFTHFPPVDTYNCSMKGSEIAHAARNFKDKGVARHSLAPTGWGDGGGGTTREMVAKAARLRDLEGSATVTWETPADFFAKAEAEYPNPPVWVGELYLELHRATLTSQAKTKQGNRRSESLLREAELWAATAAVRTGHPYPYEQLDRIWKTVLLHQFHDILPGSSIAWVHREAERTYAAVAAELGGVIDAAQRALAGDPSSGGQLVFNAAPHARHGVAAGGASAAVAERATDLRPRDGGGYVLDNGLLRVEIDEHGLVRSAYDLAAERETVAPGRAANLLQIHPDFPNMWDAWDVDEFYRNTVTDLVDADEVAPGDEPGSVRVVRSFGSSKAVQSLSLSGKRLDIRTEVDWHETEKFLKLAFPLDVHAERYASESQYGHAHRATHTNTSWEAAKFEACNHRFVHMEEPGWGVALVTDSTYGHDVTRTVRAEDSGTTTTLRISLLRAPRFPDPETDQGVHRFHHALVPGATIGDAVREGYFVNLPERRVPGAAEVPPLVTIDNDAVVVTAVKLADDGSGDVIVRFHEAHGGRARATLTAGFPVTGVSATDLLERPLAQPRREGNTVALALRPFELVTLRLSR; encoded by the coding sequence ATGCATGACGACCGCAATCTGGTCGAAGCCCGTCTCAAGCGCGTCCTCGACGAGCGCATCCGCCCGGCCGTGTACCCCGAGGCCGTGCCGCTGGAGGTGACCGTCTGGCACGCGCCGGGCGAGCCGGTGCCGGTGGCCGAGGGGCTGGCGGCCGTGCCCGAGCCGATCGCGGTCGGCGACAGGTGGGGCGCTCCCTGGGGCACCAGCTGGTTCACCGTGACGGGCACGGTGCCCGTGGAGTGGGCCGGCAGAAGCGTCGAGGCGATCCTCGATCTCGGGTTCGACGAGAACATGCCAGGCTTCCAGTGCGAGGGGCTCGTCTACCGTCCCGACGGCACCCCGGTGAAGGGGCTCAACCCGCGCAACCAGTGGGTCCGCGTGGGCGCGCCGGTCGAGGGCGGGGAAGAGGTGCGGCTGCACGTCGAGGCCGCGTCCAACCCCGTCATCCTCGACTACCACCCTTTCCTGCCGACCAAGCTCGGCGACAAGGAGACGGCGGGCACCGAGCCGCAGTACCGGCTGGCCCGCATGGACCTGGCGGTCTTCGACGAGGTCGTGTGGCAGCTGGTGATCGACCTGGAGGTGCTGGGCGAGCTCATGCGCGAGCTGCCGGTCGAGGGCGCGCGCCGCTGGGAGATCCTGCGCGCGGTGGAGCGGGCGCTCGACGCGGTCGACCTGCAGGACGTGAACGGCACCGCGGCCGCCGCCCGCGAGCACCTCGCCGGTGTCCTGGCCACGCCCGCGGAGCCCTCCGCGCACCGCATCAGCGCCGTCGGCCACGCGCACATCGACTCGGCCTGGCTGTGGCCGCTCCGCGAGACCGTCCGCAAGGTGGCCCGCACCACGTCCAACATGACCGCGCTGCTGGAGGACGAGCCGGACTTCGTCTTCGCCATGTCACAGGCCCAGCAGTGGGCCTGGGTCAAGGAGCACCGGCCCGAGGTCTGGGCCAGGGTGACCAAGGCGGTGGCCGCGGGGCGGTTCGTGCCGACGGGCGGCATGTGGGTGGAGTCCGACACGAACATGCCCGGCTCCGAGGCGATGGCCAGGCAGTTCGTGCACGGCAAGCGGTTCTTCCTGGACGAGTTCGGCATCGAGAACGACGAGGTGTGGCTGCCCGACACGTTCGGCTTCGCGGCCGGACTGCCCCAGATCATCAAGGCCGCGGGAGCGAAGCGGCTGCTCACCCAGAAGATCTCGTGGAGCCAGACCAACAAGTTCCCGCACCACACCTTCCTCTGGGAGGGCATCGACGGCACCAGGATCTTCACCCACTTCCCGCCCGTCGACACCTACAACTGCTCGATGAAGGGCAGCGAGATCGCCCACGCGGCGCGCAACTTCAAGGACAAGGGCGTCGCGCGGCACTCCCTCGCACCCACCGGCTGGGGCGACGGAGGCGGCGGCACCACCCGCGAGATGGTCGCCAAGGCGGCCAGGCTGCGCGACCTGGAGGGCTCGGCCACCGTCACGTGGGAGACGCCCGCCGACTTCTTCGCCAAGGCCGAGGCGGAGTACCCCAACCCGCCCGTGTGGGTCGGCGAGCTCTACCTCGAGCTGCACCGGGCCACGCTCACCAGCCAGGCCAAGACCAAGCAGGGCAACAGGCGCAGCGAGTCGCTGCTGCGCGAGGCCGAGCTGTGGGCCGCGACCGCCGCCGTCAGGACCGGCCACCCCTACCCCTACGAGCAGCTCGACCGCATCTGGAAGACGGTGCTGCTGCACCAGTTCCACGACATCCTGCCCGGCTCGTCCATCGCCTGGGTGCACCGCGAGGCCGAGAGGACGTACGCGGCCGTGGCGGCGGAGCTGGGCGGCGTCATCGACGCCGCGCAGCGCGCACTGGCCGGTGACCCCTCCTCCGGCGGACAGCTCGTGTTCAACGCCGCCCCGCACGCCCGCCACGGCGTCGCGGCGGGCGGCGCCTCGGCCGCCGTCGCCGAGCGCGCCACGGACCTCCGTCCTCGCGACGGGGGCGGCTACGTGCTCGACAACGGCCTGCTCCGCGTGGAGATCGACGAGCACGGCCTGGTCAGGTCGGCGTACGACCTGGCGGCCGAGCGGGAGACCGTCGCTCCCGGCAGGGCGGCCAACCTCCTGCAGATCCACCCCGACTTCCCCAACATGTGGGACGCCTGGGACGTCGACGAGTTCTACCGCAACACGGTCACCGACCTCGTGGACGCCGACGAGGTCGCCCCCGGCGACGAGCCGGGCTCGGTCCGCGTCGTCCGCTCCTTCGGGAGCTCGAAGGCCGTGCAGTCGCTCAGCCTGAGCGGCAAACGACTCGACATCAGGACCGAGGTCGACTGGCACGAGACCGAGAAGTTCCTCAAGCTGGCCTTCCCCCTCGACGTGCACGCCGAGCGCTACGCCTCGGAGAGCCAGTACGGCCACGCCCACCGCGCCACCCACACCAACACGAGCTGGGAGGCCGCCAAGTTCGAGGCGTGCAACCACCGCTTCGTGCACATGGAGGAGCCCGGCTGGGGCGTGGCGCTGGTCACCGACTCGACCTACGGCCACGACGTGACGCGCACGGTCCGCGCCGAGGACTCCGGCACGACCACCACGCTCAGGATCTCGCTGCTGCGCGCACCGCGCTTCCCCGACCCCGAGACCGACCAGGGCGTGCACCGCTTCCACCACGCGCTCGTGCCCGGCGCGACGATCGGCGACGCGGTCCGCGAGGGCTACTTCGTCAACCTGCCCGAACGGCGGGTCCCCGGCGCCGCCGAGGTCCCCCCGCTGGTCACGATCGACAACGACGCGGTCGTCGTGACGGCCGTCAAGCTGGCCGACGACGGGAGCGGCGACGTGATCGTGCGCTTCCACGAGGCGCACGGCGGCAGGGCCAGGGCGACGCTGACCGCGGGCTTCCCCGTCACCGGCGTCTCGGCGACGGACCTGCTGGAGCGGCCCCTCGCGCAGCCGCGGCGCGAGGGGAACACGGTGGCCCTGGCGCTGCGGCCGTTCGAACTGGTCACCCTCCGCCTGAGCCGCTGA
- a CDS encoding class I SAM-dependent methyltransferase: MDHDAFLALLTPRGQRALAEAVELMGADPVVAATRMRKSHDAALTSAALTQATLRERAVAKFGDDAASMYFTSHGVEQATRREVAEHRAARFRPGQRVIDVCCGIGGDLIALARAGCQVDAVDADPLTVAVARANIDALGLSDLATVRTADAATVDPSGYDVLFADPARRTARGRTFDPNAYSPPWPVVLDLLGRAPAACLKVAPGIPYEFIPEGAEAEWVSHRGEVKEAVVWTGRLSGGAGLRRATLLPGGSTLTPTGAEARVGPLGRFVYEPDGAAIRAHLVAEVAERVGGRLADPLIAYITGDDPLDTEWASRYEVHEAMPFSVKRLRAALRARQVGNATIKKRASAVDIERLRRDLRLSGDKSAVVILTRIMDRPSALICTPSRPA, from the coding sequence GTGGACCACGACGCCTTCCTCGCCCTCCTGACGCCCCGCGGGCAGCGAGCCCTCGCCGAAGCCGTCGAGCTGATGGGCGCCGACCCCGTCGTGGCCGCGACCCGCATGCGCAAGAGCCACGACGCCGCCCTCACCTCGGCCGCCCTCACCCAGGCCACGCTCCGCGAACGGGCCGTGGCGAAGTTCGGCGACGACGCGGCCTCGATGTACTTCACCTCTCACGGCGTCGAGCAGGCCACCCGCCGCGAGGTCGCCGAGCACCGCGCCGCCCGCTTCCGCCCCGGACAGCGCGTCATCGACGTGTGCTGCGGCATCGGCGGTGACCTGATCGCCCTGGCCAGAGCCGGCTGCCAGGTCGACGCCGTCGACGCCGACCCGCTGACGGTCGCCGTCGCGCGCGCCAACATCGACGCGCTGGGGCTGTCAGACCTGGCCACCGTCCGTACGGCCGACGCCGCGACCGTGGACCCCTCCGGCTACGACGTCCTGTTCGCCGATCCCGCCCGCCGTACGGCCAGGGGCAGGACCTTCGATCCCAACGCCTACTCGCCGCCGTGGCCCGTGGTCCTCGACCTGCTCGGCAGGGCTCCAGCCGCCTGCCTCAAGGTGGCGCCCGGCATCCCGTACGAGTTCATCCCCGAGGGCGCCGAGGCGGAGTGGGTCTCCCACAGGGGAGAGGTCAAGGAGGCCGTCGTCTGGACCGGCCGCCTCTCGGGCGGCGCGGGCCTCAGGAGGGCGACGCTCCTGCCTGGCGGGAGCACGCTCACCCCCACGGGCGCCGAGGCCCGTGTCGGCCCGCTGGGGCGCTTCGTCTACGAACCCGACGGCGCGGCCATCCGCGCCCACCTGGTGGCCGAGGTGGCAGAAAGGGTCGGCGGGCGCCTCGCCGACCCGCTGATCGCCTACATCACCGGCGACGATCCGCTCGACACCGAATGGGCCTCCAGGTACGAGGTGCACGAAGCCATGCCGTTTTCCGTCAAACGCCTGCGAGCCGCCCTCCGCGCACGCCAGGTCGGAAATGCGACTATCAAGAAACGCGCCTCCGCGGTCGACATCGAGCGTTTGCGGCGTGACCTGCGACTTTCCGGTGACAAATCCGCGGTCGTCATTCTGACCAGGATTATGGACCGCCCTTCCGCACTCATCTGTACCCCCTCTCGACCTGCGTAA
- the groES gene encoding co-chaperone GroES, giving the protein MVTTATKVPVKPLGDRIVVQPLEAEQTTASGLVIPDTAKEKPQEGKVLAVGPGNWDEDGDKRIPLDVSEGDIVLYSKYGGTEVKYGGEEYLVLSARDVLAIIEK; this is encoded by the coding sequence ATCGTGACGACCGCCACTAAGGTTCCCGTTAAGCCGCTCGGCGACCGCATTGTGGTCCAGCCGCTTGAGGCCGAGCAGACCACCGCTTCCGGCCTGGTCATCCCGGACACCGCCAAGGAGAAGCCGCAGGAGGGCAAGGTCCTCGCGGTGGGCCCCGGCAACTGGGACGAGGACGGCGACAAGCGGATTCCGCTCGACGTCAGCGAGGGCGACATCGTCCTCTACAGCAAGTACGGCGGCACCGAGGTCAAGTACGGCGGCGAGGAGTACCTCGTGCTCTCCGCCCGTGACGTTCTCGCCATCATCGAGAAGTAA
- the groL gene encoding chaperonin GroEL (60 kDa chaperone family; promotes refolding of misfolded polypeptides especially under stressful conditions; forms two stacked rings of heptamers to form a barrel-shaped 14mer; ends can be capped by GroES; misfolded proteins enter the barrel where they are refolded when GroES binds), producing MPKILEFEEDARRALERGVNALADAVKVTLGPRGRNVVIDKKFGAPTITNDGVTIAREVELEAPYENLGAQLAKEVATKTNDVAGDGTTTATVLAQAMVREGLRNVAAGASPLSLKRGIDLAAKAVSEKLLASARPVEDKKEIANVATISAQDAKIGELIAEAFDKVGKDGVITVEESNAMGMELEFTEGLQFDKGYLSAYMVTDPERMESVLEDPYILIHQGKIASIADFLPLLEKVAQTKKQLLVIAEDVEGEALAVLVTNKIRGTFTSVAVKAPGFGDRRKAMLQDIAILTNGQVVSEEIGLKLDQVGLEVLGTARRIVVTKDATTIVDGAGDAQAIEDRVKEIKLAIEQSDSDWDREKLQERLAKLSGGVCVLRVGAATEVELKEKKHRLEDAISATRAAIEEGIVSGGGSALIHVSKDLDNLGLTGDEATGVGVVRRALAEPARWIAENAGLEGYVVTHKVSELPVGHGFNAATGEYGDLVAQGVIDPVKVTRSAVQNAASIAGMLLTTEVLVVDKPEEEAPAAGGHGHGHGHGH from the coding sequence ATGCCGAAGATCCTGGAGTTCGAAGAGGACGCACGGCGCGCTCTCGAGCGTGGCGTCAACGCCCTCGCGGACGCAGTGAAGGTGACCCTGGGCCCGCGCGGCCGCAACGTGGTCATCGACAAGAAGTTCGGTGCGCCGACGATCACCAACGACGGTGTCACCATCGCCCGCGAGGTCGAGCTGGAGGCGCCGTACGAGAACCTCGGCGCGCAGCTCGCCAAGGAAGTGGCGACCAAGACCAACGACGTCGCCGGTGACGGCACCACCACCGCGACCGTCCTCGCTCAGGCGATGGTCCGCGAGGGTCTGCGCAACGTGGCGGCGGGCGCTTCCCCGCTGTCGCTCAAGCGCGGCATCGACCTGGCCGCCAAGGCCGTCAGCGAGAAGCTGCTGGCCTCCGCCAGGCCGGTCGAGGACAAGAAGGAGATCGCCAATGTCGCGACGATCTCCGCTCAGGACGCCAAGATCGGCGAGCTGATCGCCGAGGCGTTCGACAAGGTGGGCAAGGACGGTGTCATCACCGTCGAAGAGTCCAACGCCATGGGCATGGAGCTCGAGTTCACCGAGGGCCTGCAGTTCGACAAGGGTTACCTGTCGGCCTACATGGTCACCGACCCGGAGCGGATGGAGTCGGTCCTCGAGGACCCCTACATCCTGATCCACCAGGGCAAGATCGCCTCCATCGCCGACTTCCTGCCGCTGCTCGAGAAGGTCGCCCAGACCAAGAAGCAGCTGCTGGTCATCGCCGAGGACGTCGAGGGCGAGGCCCTGGCCGTCCTGGTGACCAACAAGATCCGCGGCACCTTCACCTCGGTCGCCGTCAAGGCGCCCGGCTTCGGTGACCGCCGCAAGGCCATGCTGCAGGACATCGCGATCCTGACCAACGGCCAGGTCGTCAGCGAGGAGATCGGCCTCAAGCTCGACCAGGTCGGCCTCGAGGTGCTCGGCACCGCCCGCCGCATCGTCGTCACCAAGGACGCCACCACGATCGTGGACGGCGCCGGCGACGCGCAGGCGATCGAGGACCGCGTCAAGGAGATCAAGCTCGCCATCGAGCAGTCCGACTCCGACTGGGACCGCGAGAAGCTCCAGGAGCGCCTCGCGAAGCTGTCGGGCGGCGTCTGCGTGCTGCGCGTCGGCGCGGCCACCGAGGTGGAGCTCAAGGAGAAGAAGCACCGCCTCGAGGACGCGATCTCCGCGACCCGCGCCGCGATCGAGGAGGGCATCGTCTCCGGCGGTGGCTCCGCGCTGATCCACGTCTCCAAGGACCTGGACAACCTGGGCCTGACCGGTGACGAGGCCACTGGTGTGGGTGTCGTCCGCAGGGCGCTCGCCGAGCCGGCCCGCTGGATCGCCGAGAACGCGGGCCTCGAGGGCTACGTCGTCACCCACAAGGTCTCCGAGCTGCCCGTCGGCCACGGCTTCAACGCCGCGACCGGCGAGTACGGCGACCTGGTGGCGCAGGGCGTCATCGACCCGGTCAAGGTCACCCGCTCGGCCGTGCAGAACGCCGCGTCCATCGCCGGCATGCTGCTCACGACCGAGGTCCTCGTGGTGGACAAGCCCGAGGAGGAGGCCCCGGCCGCCGGCGGCCACGGCCACGGTCACGGCCACGGCCACTAG